The Megasphaera elsdenii DSM 20460 genome includes the window GGCCGTAAATGCCCTTGGGCGTACCGTGCTTACGTGTCGGATTGCCCGAGACGAGATAGCTTTGGAGAAGGCACTGGCCGTCTTTATAGAGCCATAGCTGCTGGTCCTTCAGACTAACTTCGATGTACGTCGTACCCCAGTCTTGATGGCCGTGGACCGCAGCCGTCTGGGCGTAGACTGGTTCGCAGACCGTGCTCTGCTTCTGGGCCAGGAGGTCTAGCAGGTGGGCCGTTTCCTTTTCTTGGTCGATGCGCCAGCCGTAATCACCTTCGCTGATCGTGATGTCCTGACCGCCAGAAGTGTGGAAAGTCCGCGGCGTATAGGCCGTATCGTATTTGTCGGCCAGTTCTTTGACGAAGGCCCAAACCTGCTGCGGGTCAAAGGTGACCTGGCCGTTGGCATCGGTTCTGAGCCAGGAGACGATGCGGCCGCCGTCGAGGGTCTCGCTCTTATCGCCGAACTGATAAGTGATGGCCACGCCAGCGTAATCCTTCTGGGCTTCTTCCAGCGGCGTCAAAGAAACCGGTGCAGCTTCCTTCGACACCAGGAACTTTTCGGCCTGTCCGCCTGAGAGGGCAAAGACCCCGCTGCCGACCAGAAGTCCAAGACAGACAGTTCCGAGAATTAGAAAATAGTGCTTTCGCTCCATGAAAAATCATTCCTTCAATTACACTTTAAGATAAATCTTTTCTCAATGTATCACAAATTGTAAAGGAATGCAAGGAAAGCAGCCAATATCTGAAGCAGTGAATCACAGGCGCTGGATAGCGTCGAGGGCCAGCGGCGACCGTTCACATTCATCGGCCATCATGGTCAGCTGGTAGCATAAAGGGCTGCCTTTCATCTTACCGGCAGCATAGGTCAGACCATTGGTCCGTTCATCTAGGAAGGGCTTATCGATTTGGTTGGGGTCGCCGATGAGGATGATCTTCGTGCCTTTCCCGGCACGGGTGATGATGCCTTTGACTTGGTTCGGTGTCATATTCTGGGCTTCGTCGATGATGAGGTACGTCTTTTCCAAAGAGCGGCCGCGAATGAAATTGAGAGCTTCTGTCTGAATGAGCTGACGGTCAAAGATTTCCTCGATTTTTTCGGCTAATTCCCGTTCGTTATCGTAGCGTTCATCTTCGTTGCTGTCGATGAGCTGCTCCAGATTGTCGATGATGGGCCGCATGAGGGGCGAAATCTTTTCCTGTTCGTCGCCGGGCAGAAAGCCGATGTCCGAGTCGAACTGCGCATTCGGACGGCAGATGAGAATGCGCCGGTATTCGCCAGTCGGATGGTTGATGATTTTTTCCAGGCCCACAGCCAAAGAATAGAACGTCTTTGCCGTCCCGGCCTGGCCTTTGACGATGACCAACGGGGCTTCCGAAGCCGGCTGCATAAGGGCTTCTTGCATGAAATACTGGCCGGCATTGCGCGGCTTGATGCCATAAGGCGTGACACGGCTGTAGGTCAGGGGCAGGACTTGTCCCTGATGGACCCGGCCTAAATGGGTTTTGTGCAAAGACGCGTCGGCCTGTAAGATGACGAATTCATTTTCCTGGACTTCCGGAGCATAACTGCGTCCTTCGCTGTCCGTTAGATAGAGCTGGCTGACGGCAACGCCTTGGGTCAGGAAATCGTCGAAAGCCGCTTCCGGTACATAACAAGTCAGACGGCCGGTATAGGCATTCTTTTCTGGAAGGACCTGTTCGCGACTGAAATCCTGGGCTTCGATATGCAGGACCTGTGCTTTCAGGCGCAGGACCAGATCCTTCGTGACCAGAATGGGCTGACACGACTGCAGATGACGGCAGACCTTGAGGATGCGATTATCGGCCTGATCGTCCGGTAGGGAATCAGGAAGGGCTTCATGGACGCAGTTGATTTCAATACGCAGGGTGCCGCCATGATCCAAGGGGACTCCGTCGAGCAGGTTACCCCGGAGCCGCAGGCGTTCTAAAAAACGGATGGCTTGACGGGCATTGAACCCGCGTTCACCATCCGCTTTTTTCAATCCATCCAGCTCTTCGACAACAACCAAAGGAATGACGACGTGATTGTCTTCAAAACACTGCATGGCATACGGCGCCTGAATGAGCACATTCGTATCGAGTACATAAGTCTTTGCCATAGAAAATCCCACCTTTACGCTATTTTCTTCAGCATACCAGCTGAATATATATATCCTGTAAAGAGGGGGCAAATAATAGGCATAATAGGGAATTTTTATCTGAATGATGGCAGGAATTTACTCCTATTGTGTAGAATAGATAACAAAAGAGAATTTTATTCCTGAACATACTATGGTAATTCCTAAAAAAGTTATTGCTGGTTTGGGTTCCGGTAGTAAATTGAGGATTGCCGATAATTGGCACAAACTTATGGTGGGATGGCACAGGAATGGCAGAAAGTAGTCGGAGTGATTATATCTGATAAATATCTCTTTGATATTCATTGGTACCATCATAAAGATAGGGGAGATATATTATTTAAAATCAAGAGTTATACAGAAAGGAGGAAATAGTCATGAAAGTCCGATATGTAGGGCAGTCGTTTGGAGTAGACAGCTTAACATCAAATAAGATTTATCAATGTCTTGGGGTTGAAGGCGGATTTTTGAGGGTTATTGATGATTCTGGCGAAGATTACTTGTATTCGGCTATTAGTCCGGGTTCTTTAGATGACGATGGGATTCCTCCTGGAAAATGGGAAGTAATAAAGGATA containing:
- a CDS encoding L,D-transpeptidase family protein encodes the protein MERKHYFLILGTVCLGLLVGSGVFALSGGQAEKFLVSKEAAPVSLTPLEEAQKDYAGVAITYQFGDKSETLDGGRIVSWLRTDANGQVTFDPQQVWAFVKELADKYDTAYTPRTFHTSGGQDITISEGDYGWRIDQEKETAHLLDLLAQKQSTVCEPVYAQTAAVHGHQDWGTTYIEVSLKDQQLWLYKDGQCLLQSYLVSGNPTRKHGTPKGIYGLTYKTQNATLSGQGYDSKVKYWMPFNCNVGLHDAPWRSSFGGQIYKSNGSHGCLNLPPASAAKIYKNVDKNTPVIIY
- a CDS encoding PhoH family protein, with the translated sequence MAKTYVLDTNVLIQAPYAMQCFEDNHVVIPLVVVEELDGLKKADGERGFNARQAIRFLERLRLRGNLLDGVPLDHGGTLRIEINCVHEALPDSLPDDQADNRILKVCRHLQSCQPILVTKDLVLRLKAQVLHIEAQDFSREQVLPEKNAYTGRLTCYVPEAAFDDFLTQGVAVSQLYLTDSEGRSYAPEVQENEFVILQADASLHKTHLGRVHQGQVLPLTYSRVTPYGIKPRNAGQYFMQEALMQPASEAPLVIVKGQAGTAKTFYSLAVGLEKIINHPTGEYRRILICRPNAQFDSDIGFLPGDEQEKISPLMRPIIDNLEQLIDSNEDERYDNERELAEKIEEIFDRQLIQTEALNFIRGRSLEKTYLIIDEAQNMTPNQVKGIITRAGKGTKIILIGDPNQIDKPFLDERTNGLTYAAGKMKGSPLCYQLTMMADECERSPLALDAIQRL